A part of Streptomyces sp. DSM 40750 genomic DNA contains:
- a CDS encoding Zn-ribbon domain-containing OB-fold protein, translating into MSATLKAPLTVEFPFTRSLGPVQSAFLTGLRERVVLGVRTGDGRVLVPPVEYDPVTAEEIRDLVEVAPTGTVTTWAWNHEPRRGQPLDTPFAWALVRLDGADTALLHALDAPGPDAVRTGMRVRVRWAEERSGAITDIACFEAYDGDPVEPAGHSGEFADPVTGIVAPARLDYTYSPGRAQTGYINALAERRNVGERCPSCRKVYVPPRGACPTCGVATAEQVEVGPGGTVTTFCIVNIKAKNLDIEVPYVYAHIALDGADLALHGRIAGIPYDQVRIGLRVEPVWTEGARYPDHYRPTGEPDAEYDTFKELL; encoded by the coding sequence ATGTCCGCAACCCTCAAGGCACCCCTTACCGTCGAGTTCCCTTTCACCCGCTCCCTCGGGCCCGTTCAGAGCGCCTTCCTCACCGGGCTGCGCGAACGCGTCGTTCTCGGTGTGCGTACCGGTGACGGGCGGGTTCTTGTACCGCCCGTCGAGTACGACCCCGTCACGGCCGAGGAGATTCGCGACCTGGTCGAGGTCGCCCCCACCGGCACGGTCACCACCTGGGCCTGGAACCACGAGCCGCGCCGCGGCCAGCCCCTCGACACCCCCTTCGCCTGGGCCCTGGTGCGGCTCGACGGCGCCGATACGGCCCTGCTCCACGCCCTCGACGCCCCCGGACCCGACGCCGTACGCACCGGCATGCGCGTCCGCGTCCGCTGGGCCGAGGAACGCTCCGGTGCCATCACGGACATCGCCTGCTTCGAGGCGTACGACGGCGATCCGGTTGAACCGGCGGGCCACAGCGGCGAGTTCGCCGACCCCGTCACCGGGATCGTCGCCCCCGCCCGCCTCGACTACACCTACTCGCCCGGCCGCGCCCAGACCGGCTACATCAACGCCCTCGCCGAGCGCCGCAACGTGGGCGAGCGCTGCCCCTCCTGCCGCAAGGTGTACGTACCGCCGAGGGGCGCCTGCCCCACCTGCGGGGTGGCCACGGCCGAGCAGGTGGAGGTCGGGCCGGGCGGCACGGTGACCACGTTCTGCATCGTCAACATCAAGGCGAAGAACCTCGACATAGAGGTGCCTTACGTATACGCCCACATCGCCCTCGACGGTGCCGACCTCGCCCTGCACGGCCGAATCGCCGGCATCCCCTACGACCAGGTGCGGATCGGCCTGCGCGTCGAACCCGTGTGGACGGAAGGCGCTCGCTACCCCGACCACTACCGGCCCACCGGCGAGCCGGACGCCGAGTACGACACGTTCAAGGAGCTGTTGTGA
- a CDS encoding thiolase domain-containing protein — MNREIAVVAFAQTDHRRTSDELSEVEMLMPVLHRVLEQTGLKTSDIGFTCSGSSDYLAGRAFSFTLALDGVGAWPPISESHVEMDGAWALYEAWVKLQTGDADTALVYAYGKSSPGSVRDVLTRQLDPYYVAPLWPDSVALAALQAQALIDAGGTDEPALAAVGARSRADAVANSHAQLRGSVPQGEYLVRPLRTGDCSPVGDGAAAVVLAAGERARDLCERPAWIRGIDHRIEAHGIGVRELTDSPSTRLAAEQAGAFERPVDTAELHASFTSQEVILREVLGLDDRVRVNPSGGALAANPVMAAGLIRIGEAAARIHRGESDRALAHATSGPCLQQNLVAVLEGDPR; from the coding sequence GTGAACCGGGAGATCGCCGTCGTCGCCTTCGCCCAGACCGACCACCGTCGCACCAGCGACGAGCTCTCCGAGGTGGAGATGCTCATGCCGGTGCTGCACCGGGTCCTGGAGCAGACGGGGTTGAAGACGTCCGACATCGGCTTCACCTGCTCCGGCTCCAGCGACTACCTCGCCGGCCGCGCCTTCTCCTTCACCCTCGCTCTCGACGGCGTGGGCGCCTGGCCGCCGATCTCCGAGTCGCACGTCGAGATGGACGGGGCGTGGGCGCTGTACGAGGCCTGGGTGAAGCTCCAGACGGGGGACGCGGACACCGCGCTCGTCTATGCGTACGGCAAGTCCTCGCCCGGGTCGGTGCGCGACGTACTGACCCGCCAGCTCGACCCCTACTACGTGGCGCCGCTGTGGCCCGACTCCGTCGCCCTCGCCGCCCTCCAGGCGCAGGCGCTCATCGACGCCGGCGGCACGGACGAGCCGGCGCTGGCGGCGGTCGGGGCGCGCAGCCGCGCGGACGCCGTCGCCAACTCCCATGCGCAGCTGAGGGGTTCGGTACCGCAGGGGGAGTACCTCGTACGGCCGCTGCGCACCGGGGACTGCTCGCCGGTCGGTGACGGGGCCGCCGCCGTGGTCCTCGCGGCGGGCGAGCGGGCCCGGGACCTGTGCGAGCGGCCCGCCTGGATCCGGGGCATCGACCACCGGATCGAGGCCCATGGCATCGGCGTACGCGAGCTGACCGACTCGCCCTCCACCCGCCTCGCCGCCGAGCAGGCCGGAGCCTTCGAGCGGCCCGTGGACACCGCCGAGTTGCATGCGTCGTTCACCTCCCAGGAGGTGATCCTGCGCGAGGTACTGGGGCTCGACGACAGGGTGCGTGTCAACCCCTCGGGCGGGGCCCTGGCCGCCAACCCGGTGATGGCCGCCGGGCTCATCCGGATCGGTGAGGCCGCCGCGCGCATCCACCGGGGTGAGTCCGACCGGGCGCTGGCGCACGCCACTTCCGGCCCCTGTCTGCAACAGAACCTGGTCGCCGTACTCGAAGGGGATCCGCGATGA
- a CDS encoding thiolase domain-containing protein, with protein sequence MSKEPVAVVGVGQTKHVAARRDVSIAGLVREAARRALDDAELTWADIEAVVIGKAPDFFEGVMMPELYLADALGAVGKPMMRVHTAGSVGGSTALVAASLVAARIHGTVLTLAFEKQSESNAMWGLSLPIPFQQPLLAGAGGFFAPHVRAYMRRSGAPDTVGSLVAYKNRRNALKNPYAHLHEHDITLEKVQASPMLWDPIRYSETCPSSDGAVAMVLTDRAGAVRAPRPAAWMHGGAMRSEPTLFAGKDSVSPRAGRECAADVYRQAGIADPRREIDAVEMYVPFSWYEPMWLENLGFADEGEGWKLTESGVTELDGDLPVDMSGGVLSTNPIGASGMIRFAEAALQVRGLAGEHQVAGARRVLGHAYGGGSQFFSMWLVGAEPPTS encoded by the coding sequence ATGAGCAAGGAGCCCGTGGCCGTCGTAGGGGTCGGCCAGACCAAGCATGTGGCGGCGCGCCGGGACGTGTCGATCGCCGGGCTCGTACGTGAGGCCGCCCGACGGGCCCTCGACGACGCCGAGTTGACGTGGGCCGACATCGAGGCCGTCGTCATCGGCAAGGCGCCCGACTTCTTCGAGGGCGTCATGATGCCCGAGCTCTACCTCGCGGACGCGCTCGGCGCCGTCGGTAAACCCATGATGCGGGTGCACACGGCGGGCTCGGTGGGCGGATCGACCGCGCTGGTCGCCGCGAGCCTGGTCGCCGCCCGCATCCACGGGACCGTACTGACCCTGGCGTTCGAGAAGCAGTCCGAGTCGAACGCCATGTGGGGCCTGTCCCTGCCGATCCCGTTCCAGCAGCCGCTGCTGGCCGGCGCGGGCGGCTTCTTCGCCCCGCATGTGCGGGCGTACATGCGGCGCAGCGGCGCCCCCGACACCGTCGGCTCCCTGGTGGCGTACAAGAACCGCCGCAACGCGCTCAAGAACCCGTACGCCCATCTCCACGAGCACGACATCACGCTGGAGAAGGTCCAGGCCTCGCCCATGCTGTGGGATCCGATCCGCTACTCGGAGACCTGCCCGTCCTCCGACGGAGCCGTCGCGATGGTCCTCACCGACCGCGCGGGGGCGGTCCGGGCGCCCCGCCCTGCCGCGTGGATGCACGGGGGCGCGATGCGCAGCGAGCCGACGCTGTTCGCGGGCAAGGACAGTGTGTCGCCGCGTGCGGGGCGGGAGTGTGCGGCGGACGTGTACCGGCAGGCGGGGATCGCGGATCCGCGCCGGGAGATCGACGCGGTGGAGATGTATGTGCCGTTCTCCTGGTACGAGCCGATGTGGCTGGAGAACCTCGGTTTCGCCGACGAGGGGGAGGGCTGGAAGCTCACCGAGTCCGGCGTCACCGAGCTGGACGGGGATCTTCCGGTCGACATGTCCGGCGGGGTGCTGTCCACCAATCCCATCGGTGCCTCCGGCATGATCCGTTTCGCTGAGGCGGCGCTCCAGGTGCGGGGGCTGGCGGGAGAACACCAGGTGGCGGGCGCCCGCCGGGTGCTCGGGCATGCCTACGGCGGCGGATCGCAGTTCTTCTCGATGTGGCTCGTGGGCGCCGAGCCGCCCACCTCGTGA
- a CDS encoding DUF397 domain-containing protein: MAESTMEQRSLDGWHKPAELDLSKADWRSSSQGRGDVQIAFVEGFIAMRNSGSPESPSLIFTPAEWGAFVSGAREGEFDLT, from the coding sequence GTGGCCGAGAGCACCATGGAGCAGCGATCGCTCGACGGCTGGCACAAGCCGGCGGAACTGGACCTCAGCAAGGCGGACTGGCGGTCCAGCAGCCAGGGGCGGGGAGATGTCCAGATCGCCTTTGTCGAGGGCTTCATCGCCATGCGCAACAGCGGCAGCCCCGAGAGCCCCTCGCTGATCTTCACCCCCGCCGAGTGGGGCGCCTTCGTGTCGGGGGCCCGCGAGGGCGAGTTCGACCTGACCTGA
- a CDS encoding transglutaminase-like domain-containing protein, translating to MPPAHLAPDVAAFYATQSAFTDPGDLTPRYTDLPRDPARLARVARDLMIHRGEGETFRYATPQDRLHNDAETRYLDDILRIVVGRNDAPLSHRREPEDRFVGVCRDFSLLHCSLLRHMGVPARLRSGFATYFGDNGFHADHVVTEYWDPARGWLFADAQLTEPLIADAWKIDFDPMDVPRDRFLVAGKAWQAIRAGEADPGTFGLHPPAEGPLNGEWFVAGNVRLDLADLNKVETLLWDIWGTETEAGQELVEPVRELYDEVAPVVGDEVDFAAARELFAGHEGLRTPRTVLSLAPYNGPCEVTLR from the coding sequence ATGCCACCCGCACACCTCGCACCGGACGTCGCCGCCTTCTACGCCACGCAGAGCGCGTTCACCGACCCGGGCGATCTCACTCCGCGCTACACCGACCTGCCGCGCGATCCGGCTCGACTCGCCCGTGTCGCACGGGATCTGATGATCCATCGGGGCGAGGGGGAGACATTCCGCTACGCCACCCCGCAGGACCGGCTGCACAACGACGCCGAGACGCGCTACCTCGACGACATCCTGCGGATCGTCGTCGGGCGAAACGACGCGCCGCTGTCGCACCGCCGCGAACCCGAGGACCGTTTCGTCGGGGTCTGCCGCGACTTCTCGCTGCTGCACTGCTCGCTCCTGCGCCACATGGGTGTGCCCGCCCGGCTCCGGTCCGGCTTCGCCACGTATTTCGGCGACAACGGCTTCCACGCCGACCACGTGGTCACCGAGTACTGGGACCCGGCGCGGGGCTGGCTCTTCGCCGACGCACAGTTGACGGAGCCCCTGATCGCCGACGCCTGGAAGATCGACTTCGATCCGATGGACGTGCCGCGCGACCGCTTCCTCGTCGCGGGCAAGGCGTGGCAGGCCATCCGGGCCGGTGAGGCGGACCCCGGGACGTTCGGCCTCCACCCGCCGGCGGAGGGGCCGCTGAACGGGGAGTGGTTCGTGGCGGGCAACGTCCGGCTCGACCTCGCGGACCTGAACAAGGTCGAGACGCTGCTGTGGGACATCTGGGGGACGGAGACCGAGGCCGGCCAGGAACTCGTGGAGCCGGTCCGCGAGCTGTACGACGAGGTCGCGCCGGTGGTGGGTGACGAGGTGGACTTCGCCGCGGCGCGCGAGTTGTTCGCGGGCCACGAGGGGCTGCGGACACCGCGGACCGTGCTGTCGCTGGCGCCGTACAACGGCCCGTGCGAGGTCACCCTCCGCTGA
- a CDS encoding CGNR zinc finger domain-containing protein, with amino-acid sequence MEYSISADARLALDLALTVRHDGSGGVADDLTEPTGLTTWVRAHPDALPTAPGFTADEAALTAVRDLRAAVRALFARAVSPGEPSPADAGRLLPVPEALARLNGAAALTPTVPVLSWGPDAEPVVRHEPATGDDPLAAALARAAVAFLTSPERQRLRACHAPRCVSYFLKEHPRQEWCKPSCGNRARVARHHERHKKIAGQPSTRLSSAR; translated from the coding sequence ATGGAGTACTCGATCAGCGCGGACGCGCGGCTCGCCCTGGACCTGGCCCTGACCGTCCGCCACGACGGCAGCGGCGGTGTCGCCGACGACCTGACCGAACCCACGGGACTCACCACCTGGGTCCGGGCACACCCGGACGCCCTGCCGACCGCCCCCGGCTTCACCGCCGACGAGGCCGCGCTCACCGCCGTACGCGATCTCCGCGCCGCCGTCCGGGCCCTGTTCGCCCGTGCCGTCAGCCCCGGCGAGCCCAGCCCGGCCGACGCCGGCCGGCTGCTGCCCGTCCCCGAGGCGCTGGCGCGCCTCAACGGGGCCGCCGCCCTGACCCCGACCGTCCCGGTGCTCTCCTGGGGCCCCGACGCCGAACCCGTCGTACGTCACGAACCCGCCACCGGCGACGACCCGCTCGCCGCCGCGCTCGCCCGCGCCGCCGTCGCCTTCCTCACCAGCCCGGAGCGGCAGCGGCTGCGCGCCTGTCACGCGCCACGTTGCGTGAGCTACTTCCTCAAGGAGCACCCGCGTCAGGAGTGGTGCAAGCCGTCCTGTGGCAACCGCGCCCGCGTCGCCCGCCACCACGAGCGGCACAAGAAGATCGCCGGTCAGCCGTCCACGCGACTGTCCTCCGCCCGGTAG
- a CDS encoding N-acetylmuramoyl-L-alanine amidase: protein MRGSPTDRRPTPHHRRLRRTAVAAAPAVLLLPLLGAAPPAGQSSSSPARLQGAFTAAAARYDVPRSVLLGVSYLQSRWDAHGGAASVTGGYGPMHLTDARTALAEAPHHSEGTEDARGDDSRARLVPEADLPQPSGLPARLRTLTKAAELTGLPAEALRTDAEANVAGGAALLADAQRELGAEPSTDPADWYGAVARFSGADDRATAAAYANEVFAVIRDGAGRVTDAGQRVTLAAEPDLRPDTGQLSRAGLRAAAVDGTECPRTVSCEWIPAPYEEFGDNDYGNHDLADRPKSQSIRYIVVHDTEATWDTTLKLVQDPTYVSWHYSLRSTDGHIAQHVKNKDVGWHAGNWYVNAKSIGLEHEGFLASPDAWYTEAMYRTSARLVKYLAEKYRIPLDRRHILGHDTVPGPTTATIPGMHTDPGPYWDWRHYFELLGKPFGPTSGKNGSLVTILPNYPDNRPEFTGCATGGEPCAVHGSSAVRLYSEPDVTSPLIKDVGLRPGGGDSTIDVNDLGSRVSTGQQYAVAGRQGDWTAIWYLGQKAWFRNPKGRPTAVGAAGPVVTPRQGLAEIPVYGRAYPEQEAYPAGVPAQAVSPLPYKLLKGQKYAAGDRVPGEYYYAVGFDTSGHRVVVGEDLYYEIQFGHRVAFVRAADVRVLPAA from the coding sequence TTGCGAGGATCCCCCACCGACCGCAGGCCCACCCCGCACCACAGACGTCTCCGCAGAACGGCGGTCGCCGCAGCCCCGGCGGTGTTGCTGCTGCCCCTGCTGGGCGCGGCCCCGCCCGCCGGCCAGTCGTCCTCCTCTCCGGCCCGTCTGCAGGGCGCCTTCACCGCCGCGGCCGCGCGGTACGACGTACCACGCAGCGTTCTGCTCGGCGTCTCCTATCTCCAGTCCCGCTGGGACGCGCACGGCGGCGCGGCCAGCGTCACCGGCGGCTACGGCCCCATGCATCTCACCGACGCGCGTACGGCTCTGGCCGAGGCCCCGCACCACAGCGAGGGCACGGAGGACGCGCGGGGCGACGACTCCCGGGCACGGCTGGTGCCCGAGGCGGATCTGCCCCAGCCTTCCGGACTCCCGGCCCGGCTGAGGACGTTGACGAAGGCGGCCGAGCTGACCGGTCTGCCCGCAGAGGCGCTGCGCACGGACGCCGAGGCCAATGTGGCGGGCGGTGCCGCGCTGCTCGCCGACGCGCAGCGGGAGCTCGGCGCGGAGCCGAGTACCGATCCGGCGGACTGGTACGGGGCGGTGGCGCGCTTCTCGGGCGCCGACGACCGGGCGACGGCGGCGGCGTACGCGAACGAGGTGTTCGCGGTGATCCGCGACGGCGCCGGGCGCGTCACGGACGCCGGCCAGCGGGTGACGCTCGCCGCCGAGCCGGATCTGCGCCCCGACACCGGGCAGTTGTCCCGGGCCGGGCTGCGCGCGGCGGCCGTGGACGGCACGGAGTGTCCGAGGACGGTGTCCTGCGAGTGGATCCCGGCGCCTTACGAGGAGTTCGGCGACAACGACTACGGCAACCACGACCTGGCGGACCGGCCGAAGTCGCAGAGCATCCGGTACATCGTCGTCCATGACACCGAGGCCACCTGGGACACGACGCTGAAGCTGGTCCAGGACCCGACCTATGTGTCGTGGCACTATTCGCTGCGCTCCACGGACGGGCACATCGCCCAGCACGTCAAGAACAAGGACGTGGGCTGGCACGCCGGCAACTGGTACGTCAACGCCAAGTCGATCGGTCTGGAGCACGAGGGGTTCCTGGCCTCGCCGGACGCCTGGTACACGGAGGCGATGTACCGCACGTCGGCGCGGCTGGTGAAGTACCTCGCCGAGAAGTACCGCATCCCGTTGGACCGCCGGCACATCCTGGGCCACGACACCGTGCCCGGCCCGACGACGGCGACGATCCCGGGGATGCACACCGATCCGGGCCCGTACTGGGACTGGCGGCACTACTTCGAACTGCTGGGCAAACCGTTCGGCCCGACGTCCGGAAAGAACGGTTCCCTGGTCACCATCCTCCCGAACTACCCCGACAACCGGCCCGAGTTCACCGGCTGCGCGACCGGGGGTGAGCCCTGCGCGGTGCACGGCTCCAGCGCCGTTCGCCTGTACAGCGAGCCCGATGTGACCTCGCCCCTGATCAAGGACGTCGGCCTGCGGCCGGGCGGCGGCGACTCGACGATCGATGTGAACGACCTCGGTTCGCGGGTCTCCACCGGCCAGCAGTACGCGGTCGCCGGGCGGCAGGGCGACTGGACGGCGATCTGGTACCTGGGGCAGAAGGCCTGGTTCCGGAATCCGAAGGGGCGGCCGACGGCGGTCGGCGCGGCCGGTCCGGTCGTCACGCCCAGGCAGGGCCTCGCCGAGATCCCGGTGTACGGCCGCGCCTACCCGGAGCAGGAGGCGTACCCGGCGGGCGTGCCCGCGCAGGCGGTGTCCCCGCTGCCGTACAAGCTCCTCAAGGGCCAGAAGTACGCCGCTGGGGACCGGGTGCCGGGCGAGTACTACTACGCCGTCGGCTTCGACACGAGCGGACACAGGGTCGTGGTCGGCGAGGACCTCTACTACGAGATCCAGTTCGGTCACCGGGTGGCGTTCGTGCGGGCGGCGGATGTGCGGGTGCTGCCGGCCGCGTGA
- a CDS encoding aminoglycoside phosphotransferase family protein: protein MYAASSSVSAPPRSLHSRQPGSGGPYLDPTRTAAPVLGAGRTRRVPGLGTQPLSGRVDLSGPQGAQLRTAIASVHRICPEFTPVQVLRRSGRSVLLVGTTGRSTAVAKCLLDHSPIWEERLRHEIAAYRSFVRHRPPVRAPRLIAADPDNCTLVIERMPGRVAALRRHPVEAPPRADIRAALGAICRLNAWRPPAGTFEAPLNYAERISRFHELGLLTDRDMGDLQKLLHGIAHASGRQGMGQFCHGDALLSNILLSPAGPVLVDWEHAGWYLPGYDLATLWAVLGDAPVARRQISQLAQSAGPASRDAFLVNLMLVLTREIRTYETAVQRSMRDSTPAAPGPAHPAAAPSGEEQRLLLRRLHDDCQLARKAVRAAVGTR, encoded by the coding sequence ATGTACGCAGCATCGTCCTCCGTGTCCGCTCCTCCCCGGTCGCTGCACTCCCGCCAGCCGGGCAGCGGCGGCCCCTACCTTGACCCCACACGCACGGCGGCCCCGGTACTGGGTGCCGGCCGGACGCGGCGCGTGCCGGGGCTCGGCACCCAACCGCTCAGCGGGAGAGTCGACTTGTCCGGCCCTCAGGGCGCGCAGCTGCGCACGGCGATCGCTTCGGTGCATCGCATCTGCCCGGAGTTCACTCCGGTCCAGGTGCTGCGCCGAAGCGGCCGCTCGGTGCTGCTCGTCGGTACGACAGGGCGCAGCACGGCCGTCGCCAAGTGTTTACTGGACCACTCCCCCATCTGGGAGGAGCGGCTCCGGCATGAAATAGCCGCATACCGCTCGTTCGTCCGGCACCGCCCGCCGGTGCGGGCGCCGAGGCTGATCGCGGCGGACCCGGACAACTGCACCTTGGTCATCGAGCGGATGCCGGGCCGGGTGGCCGCTCTGCGGCGGCATCCGGTGGAGGCGCCACCGCGCGCCGACATCCGGGCGGCGCTCGGCGCGATCTGCCGGCTCAACGCGTGGCGGCCACCGGCAGGGACGTTCGAGGCCCCGCTGAATTACGCGGAGCGGATCTCCCGTTTCCATGAGCTGGGTCTGCTCACCGACCGGGACATGGGCGATCTGCAGAAGCTCCTGCATGGCATCGCGCATGCGTCGGGCCGTCAGGGCATGGGCCAGTTCTGTCACGGCGACGCCCTCCTGTCGAACATCCTGCTCTCACCGGCCGGTCCAGTGCTGGTGGACTGGGAGCACGCGGGCTGGTATCTGCCGGGGTACGACCTGGCGACGCTGTGGGCGGTGCTCGGAGACGCCCCGGTGGCGCGGCGGCAGATCAGTCAGCTGGCGCAGTCGGCGGGGCCGGCCTCGCGTGACGCGTTCCTGGTGAACCTGATGCTCGTACTGACCCGTGAGATCCGTACCTACGAGACGGCCGTGCAGCGTTCGATGCGCGACTCGACCCCGGCGGCACCGGGCCCCGCCCACCCGGCTGCCGCGCCGTCCGGCGAGGAACAGCGGCTGCTGCTCAGGCGGCTGCACGACGACTGTCAGCTGGCCCGCAAGGCCGTACGGGCGGCGGTCGGCACTCGCTGA
- a CDS encoding DNA-binding protein NsdB, producing MGGQPNTRLGDLFGLAGWSKGELARLVNRQAAAMGHPQLATDTSRVRRWIDMGEIPRDPVPRVLAALFTERLGRVVTIEDLGLVRHGRTGKRQGDGNVEHPDGVPWAPERTAAVLTEFTGMDLMLNRRGLVGAGVALTAGPALSSAMHDWLHTDPALAADAPDLDDPLHADSAGFDRYEAAPIGSQEIEELERSVEVFRAWDAARGGGLQRKAVVGQLNEVGGMLSYRHPEHLQRRLWGVAANLAVLAGWMSHDIGLEPTAQKYFIIAAHAAREGGDRPRAGEALSRAARQLVHLGKPDEALDLMKLAQSGSGEQVLPRTKAMLHTVEAWAQASMGKGQAMRRTLGQAEDLFVSDRGDVPPPSWMQMFKEEDLYGMQALAYRTLAEHDPAAAKQAQHYAEKALELRVDGRQRSKIFDFLSMASASFIADDPEQAAGYARLALASMGTNSSHRTWDRLRQMYRLTGQYSSYPKIQDLREEIKLALPKIPSKNKGDIAST from the coding sequence GTGGGCGGACAACCCAACACCCGACTTGGAGACCTGTTCGGCCTGGCCGGCTGGTCGAAGGGAGAGCTCGCGAGGCTGGTCAACCGGCAGGCGGCGGCCATGGGCCACCCTCAGCTGGCGACCGACACCTCACGGGTGCGGCGGTGGATCGACATGGGAGAGATCCCGCGCGATCCCGTGCCGCGGGTGCTGGCGGCGCTGTTCACCGAGCGTCTCGGCCGTGTCGTGACCATCGAGGACCTCGGTCTGGTCCGGCACGGGCGTACGGGGAAACGGCAGGGCGACGGGAATGTGGAACATCCCGACGGTGTGCCGTGGGCGCCCGAACGGACTGCTGCGGTCCTCACCGAATTCACGGGAATGGACCTCATGCTCAACCGACGCGGCTTGGTGGGTGCGGGCGTCGCGCTCACCGCGGGACCCGCACTCAGCAGCGCCATGCACGACTGGTTGCACACCGATCCGGCCCTCGCCGCCGACGCTCCCGACCTCGACGATCCCCTGCACGCCGACTCCGCTGGGTTCGACCGGTACGAGGCCGCCCCCATCGGGTCGCAGGAGATCGAGGAACTGGAGCGTTCGGTCGAGGTGTTCCGGGCCTGGGACGCGGCCCGCGGCGGCGGGCTGCAACGCAAGGCTGTCGTGGGACAGCTCAACGAGGTGGGAGGCATGCTCTCCTACCGCCACCCCGAACATCTCCAGCGGCGCCTGTGGGGCGTCGCCGCCAACCTCGCCGTCCTCGCCGGCTGGATGTCGCACGACATCGGCCTCGAACCCACCGCCCAGAAGTACTTCATCATCGCCGCCCACGCCGCCAGGGAGGGCGGTGACCGGCCACGCGCCGGCGAGGCCCTCTCCCGGGCGGCCCGACAACTGGTGCACCTCGGCAAGCCCGACGAGGCGCTCGACCTCATGAAGCTCGCCCAGTCCGGCTCCGGCGAGCAGGTGCTGCCGCGCACCAAGGCCATGCTCCACACCGTCGAGGCCTGGGCACAGGCCTCCATGGGCAAGGGCCAGGCCATGCGCCGCACCCTGGGCCAGGCCGAGGACCTGTTCGTCTCCGACCGGGGGGACGTGCCGCCGCCCAGTTGGATGCAGATGTTCAAGGAGGAGGACCTCTACGGCATGCAGGCCCTGGCCTACCGCACTCTCGCGGAGCACGACCCGGCCGCGGCCAAGCAGGCCCAGCACTACGCGGAGAAGGCCCTCGAACTGCGCGTCGACGGCCGGCAGCGGTCGAAGATCTTCGACTTCCTCTCCATGGCCTCGGCGTCCTTCATCGCCGACGACCCGGAGCAGGCGGCCGGCTACGCCCGCCTGGCCCTGGCGTCGATGGGCACCAACTCCTCCCACCGCACCTGGGACCGGCTGCGCCAGATGTACCGGCTCACCGGTCAGTACTCCAGCTATCCGAAGATCCAGGACCTGCGGGAGGAGATCAAGCTCGCTCTGCCCAAGATCCCGTCGAAGAACAAGGGCGACATCGCGTCGACGTGA